CGACGGAACCGATGTGACGCGCATGTCCGAGCATGTCCGATCCAGCCTCATTGCGCGCGTGTTCCAGGATCCCATGATCGGCACCGCGCCCTCGCTCACGGTCGGGGAGAATATGACGCTGGCCCTGATGCGGGCGAGCGGCCGCGGGCTGCGCCGCGCAGTCACGCGCAGCCGCTTCGAGGACTACCGCGCGGTGCTCGCCGGGCTTCGGCTCGGTCTCGAGGATCGGCTGGACGCACAGGCCGGCAGCCTGTCCGGCGGGCAACGACAGGCGCTGGCGCTCGCGATGGCTACGCTGCGGCCGCCGAAACTATTGCTGCTCGACGAGCACACGGCGGCGCTCGATCCGCGAACGTCGGAGCTCGTGATGGAGGCGACCGCGGCGCTCGTGCGCCAGGGCCGCCTCACCACGCTCATGGTGACCCACAACATGCAACATGCGCTGTCGTATGCGTCCCGGATTGTGATGATGGATGCCGGCCGCATCGTTGCCGATATCGGAGAGGAGAAGGCGACCATGACGGTGGCCGATCTGGTCTCGCGCTTCCATCTCACCGACGATCGCATCGTCCTGGCGCGGGCAGGTGCAAGATGATCGGCGTCTTCCTCAATCTCGTCCCCGTCACCCTGGTGCAGAGCCTGGTCTACAGCCTCGTCGCCATCGCGATCATGATCCCGTTCCGGACGCTGTCGCTGCCGGACCTGACGGTGGAGGGCAGCTTTCCGCTGGGCGGCTGTGTCGCGGCCGCGCTGGTCACGGCGGGGCTCAATCCCTGGGCGGGGACCGTACTCGCCGTCGCGGCGGGTGTTCTGGCCGGCGCCGCGACGGCCCTGATCCACCTGCGGCTGCGCATTCCCTCGCTGCTCGCCGGCATCCTGGTCGCGACGATGATCTGGAGCGTCGACCTGCGGGCGATGGGCATGCCGAACCGCTCGGTCGCGCCGGAGCTGTCGGTGTATGACGCGATCACGCCCGACATCCTGCTCAGCAACTGGCTGCAGGTGGCGCTGTTCGCCGGCCTCGTCAGCGTGGTGGTGCTCGCCCTGATCGGCTTCTACCGCACGGAGATGGGGCTGTCGCTGCGCTGCGTCGGCGCCAACGCGCGGCTGTCGCCTGCGCTCGGCATCTCGTCCAGCGCCTATGTGGTGCTCGGCTTCGGCCTCGCCAATGGGCTGGCGGCGCTGGGCGGCGCGCTGGTGGTGCAGCAGCAGGGCTATGCCGACGTCACCATGGGCTTCGGCATCCTGGTCAATGCGCTCGCCGCGCTGATCATCGGCGAGGCGATCGTCGGTCAGGCATCGATCGAGCGGCAGATCATCGCGCCGGTGGTCGGCTCGATCGTCTATTACCAGCTGGTCTCGCTGGGACTTGCGACCGGACTGCATCCATCGGATCTCAAGTTCCTCACCGGCGCTTTCGTTCTGATCACGCTTGGGCTGCCGCTGCTGACCGGCCGGGTCCGGCTGGCGAGCGGCACATGAGCTGGACGCGGGCAACACCGGCGGTGCGGCGACAGCGCCGCCGCCTCGGCCTGATCGGCGGCATGAGCTGGCGATCGACCGCGCTCTATCATGAGCGTCTCAACCGGGCGGCCGAGCGTGCATTCGGGTCCCACGGCACCATCGTGGGACAGATCGACAGCCTCGACTACGCGGAGCTGTTGTCGCTGGCCTCGCGCGGCGACATGGCGGCGATCGAGGCGCATCTGGTCGACGCCGCGACACGGCTGCGCCGCGCAGGCTGCGAGGTGATCGCGCTGACAGCGGTCACCGCCCACCGCTGGCACAAGGCGGTCGCCGCCGCGGTCGACGTGCCGGTTCCGCATGTGCTGGCCGCCGTCGCGAGGACGCTTCGGGCGACCGGCACCGGCGACATCGGCGTGCTCGGCACTGCGCTGACCTGCCGTTCGGACGCCGTGCGCAGCCATCTCGGCGAGGGCCGGCGGCTGCTGTTTCCGGACGACGGCGACCAGCCGCGTATCGACGACCTGATCCAGCGGATCTTGACGGTTCGCGACGCCGGCGCCGAAGGCCGCGACACGCTGGCCGCCGTCAGCCGGACGCTGCAGGGGCGCGGCGCACGCGCCATCGTGCTCGCCTGCACGGAGCTTCCGTTGCTGCTGCCGGTCCCGGCAGTCGACCTGCCGGTTATCGACGCCGTCGCGCTCCACGTCGACGATATCTTCGACCGCATCTGTGAGTGAAACCATGGCCGACCATCCCATCGCCGAAATCGATCACCTCCTGACCTACGTGCGCGACCTCGACGCCGCTGCGTCGCTGTTCCGCCGCATGGGATTCACGCTGTCGCCGATCAGCCGCATCGAGCCGATGGGCATTTCCAACCATCTCGTCCTGATGCAGCCGCAGACGGCCGGGTTCGCCAACTACATCGAGCTGATGGCGTCGCACGATCGGACCCGCCTGCCGCCGGCGATGGTGCGGACGCTGTCGGGCGAGCAGGGCGTCAAGTCGATGGTGCTGGGCGCCCGTGACGCCGCGGCGGCTCATGGGGTGATGACCGCCGCGGGCTTCGATGCAGGGCAGCCTGTCCATGTCCGCCGCCAGTGGGTGATCGCGCCCGGCGAATCCGTGTTTCCGGAGTTCGACGTGATCCTGCCGGTCGAGACACCGCTCGCCTTTAATGCCTGCCGCTACTACGACGTCGGGCTCTATCTGCGTCCCGCATGGCTCTCCCATGCCAACACGGCGCGGCACCTGAGCGGCGTGTTCGCTATCGCGGCCGATCCGGCCCGCTGGCGGGACGAGTTCACTAGGCTGTTCGCAGGGGGGCAGGACGGCCGCCCCAGTCCGGGGCAGGTCTGGCTGGACGTCATCTCGGCCGCAGATGCACAGAGCCGCTTCGGCGCGGGCCGCGACCTGCAGGGCGCCGAGGCGCGCTATCTCGGGTACGAGATCGCGGTTGATTCCATCGCCGCGCTGCGAGCGTGTCTTGAGCAGGGCGAGGTCCGTCACCGCGTCGACGGCGACGTCGTTTACATCGACCCGGAAATCGGCTTTGGAAACCTGATCGTTTTCCGACAGCACGGGCGCTAGCATGGCAAGAAAGACGAGGTCGACAGGGCGCGGGCAACCAGCCAGCGCACGGACGTCGGCCGCCGATCGGGTCCAGGGAATCCAGTCGGTCGAGATCGGATTGGCGGTTCTCGATGTCCTGGCGGACAGTCCGGGGCCGCTGACGCTGGGCGAGGCGGCGCGCCGCGCCGGGATGTCGTTGAGCCAGACCCGCCGCTACCTCGTCAGCCTCGTGCGCTGCGGTCTCGCCACCCAGGACGACGCGACCGGGCTCTATGATCTCGGCTCGCGCGCGCTGCGTGTCGGCCTTGCCGCGCTGGCGCGCGTCGAGGCCATCGATCTTGCGACGGCCGCACTCAAGGAACTGGTGGCCAAGACGCTGGAAGGCGGCACGCTGGCGGTGTGGGGCGACGGTGGTCCGACCGTCGTGCGCTGGTTCAGGGGGGGAGGCATCGGCGTCACATCACTGGGACTCGGTACCGTGTTTCCACTGTTTGCGTCCGCGACCGGCCATGTCTTCCTGACCTACCTGACGGAGGACAACACCCGCACGCGGCTCGAGCGCGAGCTGGGCGCCAAGTTTCTCGCATCGCCCGAAGGGCGGCGGGCGGTGGACGCGGTCAAGGCCAGGGTGCGCAAATCGGGCTTCAGCTGGCTCAAGGGCCACTTCGTCGAGAACATCCGCGGCGCAGCCGCGCCGGTGTTCGATTCCCAGGGCGAGCTCGTCGCGGTGCTGGCGATCGCAGGCCCCGACCGGCAGGCGACGGCCACGGATCCCGCCGTGCAGGCCTTGGTCGAGGCCGCCGCGCAGGTGTCGCGGCAGCTCTGCTTCTCGGGTGTTCCTCGGGTGAACCAGAAATGATTGACGATCCAGCCATCGCTTCCCTGCTGTCGGGCGCGGCCGGGGCCGGCCTGCAGCACGCGGCCCCGCCCGCCATCGATCGCGACTGGGCGACGCAGGCGCTCGCCCTGATCGAAACCGATCAGCGGCGGTCGGCGGACGCCCATCTTCTTCATTTCGACGTGCCGGCACTGAGCGGGCTATCGATTTACCTAAAGGATGAATCGACCCATCCCTGTCGCGCAATGCGTTCAGAGCGGAATCGATGCGTGGCGGTATCGCACCCCGCTCCAGCACGCAGAAGCGCCGAAGATCGACAATCGCGTCGATGATTGCGTCTAACTGAACTCACTCATTCAGGCCCGGCCATTGTGCGCACCGATCTCAAGTTCATCGGTGACCTCGGTGCGCAGTCCTCGGCCAGAGGAGCTCCGCCGCCGCCGCAACAGCGCGCTTGTGCGCTCGTCTGGCGTTCCGGGCGCAAAGATCTCCAGGCGAATCCAGCAGATCGCGGCAACTCGCACCGAGAGCGACGTTTTTATCGCGCTCGATTGCCGGGCGCGTCGTTAAGTTGGGCCGGCGGGATGATCGAGTGACGCGAGGCAAAATCTATCAGAGCGGTTCGCGTGGCACTGCCCGGCTCCAGCAATTCCCTGTGCGTGCCGAACAATGTCACGGCGACCTCGATCTCTCCTTGCCAATTGGTGATCGCAGACGAAATCGCGATCAAACCGGGAATGTAGCGACCGTCGACATGCGCGATACGCTCACGCCGGATTTTTTTTATCAGTGCCTCGACGCTACCCAAATCGGGATCCAGATCGGGCCAGCTAATCCCACTTGTAGCGGCCCGATTGATTTCGGTTCGGAGCCGCGGCATCAGCTGTTGA
This genomic interval from Bradyrhizobium sp. NP1 contains the following:
- a CDS encoding amino acid racemase; protein product: MSWTRATPAVRRQRRRLGLIGGMSWRSTALYHERLNRAAERAFGSHGTIVGQIDSLDYAELLSLASRGDMAAIEAHLVDAATRLRRAGCEVIALTAVTAHRWHKAVAAAVDVPVPHVLAAVARTLRATGTGDIGVLGTALTCRSDAVRSHLGEGRRLLFPDDGDQPRIDDLIQRILTVRDAGAEGRDTLAAVSRTLQGRGARAIVLACTELPLLLPVPAVDLPVIDAVALHVDDIFDRICE
- a CDS encoding VOC family protein; the protein is MADHPIAEIDHLLTYVRDLDAAASLFRRMGFTLSPISRIEPMGISNHLVLMQPQTAGFANYIELMASHDRTRLPPAMVRTLSGEQGVKSMVLGARDAAAAHGVMTAAGFDAGQPVHVRRQWVIAPGESVFPEFDVILPVETPLAFNACRYYDVGLYLRPAWLSHANTARHLSGVFAIAADPARWRDEFTRLFAGGQDGRPSPGQVWLDVISAADAQSRFGAGRDLQGAEARYLGYEIAVDSIAALRACLEQGEVRHRVDGDVVYIDPEIGFGNLIVFRQHGR
- a CDS encoding IclR family transcriptional regulator, which gives rise to MAVLDVLADSPGPLTLGEAARRAGMSLSQTRRYLVSLVRCGLATQDDATGLYDLGSRALRVGLAALARVEAIDLATAALKELVAKTLEGGTLAVWGDGGPTVVRWFRGGGIGVTSLGLGTVFPLFASATGHVFLTYLTEDNTRTRLERELGAKFLASPEGRRAVDAVKARVRKSGFSWLKGHFVENIRGAAAPVFDSQGELVAVLAIAGPDRQATATDPAVQALVEAAAQVSRQLCFSGVPRVNQK
- a CDS encoding ATP-binding cassette domain-containing protein, yielding MIVASSLRKVFNTGTASEKIAIAGLDLQVAAADVIAVIGGNGAGKSTLLNLLGGALSTDAGRITIDGTDVTRMSEHVRSSLIARVFQDPMIGTAPSLTVGENMTLALMRASGRGLRRAVTRSRFEDYRAVLAGLRLGLEDRLDAQAGSLSGGQRQALALAMATLRPPKLLLLDEHTAALDPRTSELVMEATAALVRQGRLTTLMVTHNMQHALSYASRIVMMDAGRIVADIGEEKATMTVADLVSRFHLTDDRIVLARAGAR
- a CDS encoding ABC transporter permease — translated: MIGVFLNLVPVTLVQSLVYSLVAIAIMIPFRTLSLPDLTVEGSFPLGGCVAAALVTAGLNPWAGTVLAVAAGVLAGAATALIHLRLRIPSLLAGILVATMIWSVDLRAMGMPNRSVAPELSVYDAITPDILLSNWLQVALFAGLVSVVVLALIGFYRTEMGLSLRCVGANARLSPALGISSSAYVVLGFGLANGLAALGGALVVQQQGYADVTMGFGILVNALAALIIGEAIVGQASIERQIIAPVVGSIVYYQLVSLGLATGLHPSDLKFLTGAFVLITLGLPLLTGRVRLASGT